Proteins from a genomic interval of Streptomyces sp. NBC_01445:
- a CDS encoding LCP family protein, which produces MPTPPTRSPARPPRPPRQERHRPPVPAPVRRRKPRWAMRVATTVSVTVLAAAGIGHAVVTGLDTDINRIDPFKDMKNRPSGGHGMNVLLVGTDGRDKITPAEREKYRLGGAPCHCTDTIMIVHLSADKDRASIVSLPRDSYAEIPAHTDRTTGEQHQQHPVKINAAYAEGGPHLTVRTVEHMTGVKIDHYMEVDFTSFMKTVDVLGGVEICTAQPLKDSYTGLDMAVGTHTLDGGQALQYVRARHTDGAGDLGRMQRQQRFLAALIAKATSSGVLLNPVKFRDVVHTLLSSVRADKGFGTDQMVGLGQAMRGFSPSSSEFTTVPISQASFPVKGIGSTVKWDPAKSTKLFKALREDKPLAVHQTKKKETVVGVAPQQIRVQVENGTMTPGLGRKVDAGLRGTGFRTSGTPMNAAQRTAQHTVVLYDPRWDQSAKALATALPGAQLQAVKGQGAVLKVLAGPDFEAVRAVRAEDSRQGEFGAVTGDQVVCG; this is translated from the coding sequence GTGCCCACTCCGCCGACCCGCTCCCCCGCACGCCCGCCGCGTCCCCCACGGCAGGAGCGCCATCGTCCCCCCGTGCCCGCCCCCGTACGGAGGAGGAAGCCGCGGTGGGCCATGCGGGTGGCGACGACGGTCTCGGTCACGGTGCTCGCGGCCGCCGGGATCGGGCACGCGGTCGTCACCGGGCTCGACACGGACATCAACCGCATCGACCCCTTCAAGGACATGAAGAACCGACCCTCCGGCGGTCACGGGATGAATGTGCTGCTCGTCGGCACCGACGGCCGCGACAAGATCACCCCGGCGGAGAGGGAGAAGTACCGGCTGGGCGGCGCGCCCTGTCACTGCACGGACACGATCATGATCGTGCACCTCTCCGCCGACAAGGACCGCGCGAGCATCGTCAGCCTGCCCCGGGACTCGTACGCCGAGATCCCCGCGCACACCGACCGGACGACGGGCGAGCAGCACCAACAGCACCCGGTGAAGATCAACGCGGCGTACGCGGAGGGCGGGCCCCATCTGACCGTGCGCACCGTCGAGCACATGACCGGCGTGAAGATCGACCACTACATGGAGGTCGACTTCACCAGCTTCATGAAAACGGTGGACGTGCTCGGCGGCGTCGAGATCTGCACGGCGCAACCGCTCAAGGACTCGTACACCGGGCTCGACATGGCCGTCGGCACGCACACGCTCGACGGCGGCCAGGCCCTCCAGTACGTGCGCGCCCGGCACACCGACGGGGCGGGCGACCTGGGCCGGATGCAGCGCCAGCAGCGCTTCCTCGCCGCGCTCATCGCGAAGGCCACGTCGTCCGGAGTGCTCCTGAACCCGGTGAAATTCCGCGATGTGGTCCACACGCTGCTCAGTTCCGTGCGCGCGGACAAGGGGTTCGGCACGGACCAGATGGTCGGGCTCGGGCAGGCGATGCGGGGGTTCTCGCCGTCGTCGTCGGAGTTCACGACCGTGCCGATCAGTCAGGCCAGCTTCCCGGTCAAGGGCATCGGCTCGACGGTGAAGTGGGACCCGGCGAAGTCCACGAAGCTGTTCAAGGCGCTGCGCGAGGACAAGCCGCTCGCCGTGCACCAAACGAAGAAGAAGGAGACGGTCGTCGGCGTCGCCCCGCAGCAGATCCGCGTCCAGGTCGAGAACGGCACGATGACGCCGGGGCTCGGCAGGAAGGTGGACGCGGGGCTGCGGGGGACGGGGTTCCGCACGAGCGGTACGCCGATGAACGCGGCGCAGCGCACCGCCCAGCACACGGTGGTCCTCTACGACCCGCGCTGGGACCAGTCGGCGAAGGCGCTGGCGACGGCGTTGCCGGGGGCGCAGTTGCAGGCAGTGAAGGGACAGGGTGCGGTACTGAAGGTGCTGGCCGGCCCGGACTTCGAGGCCGTGCGCGCGGTGCGGGCCGAGGACTCGCGCCAGGGCGAGTTCGGGGCGGTCACCGGGGACCAGGTGGTGTGCGGCTGA
- a CDS encoding glycosyltransferase family 2 protein has protein sequence MNANSDKQLPPVSVIMPVLNEERHLRGAVEAILAQEYGGEMEVVVALGPSSDRTDEIAAELVREDPRVHTVANPTGRTPAALNAAIEASRHPIVVRVDGHGMLSPNYIATAVRLLEETGAQNVGGIMHAEGENDWENAVAAAMTSKIGVGNAAFHTGGEAQQAETVFLGVFRREALEQQGGYNVEFIRAQDWELNFRIREAGGLIWFSPELKVSYRPRPSVKALAKQYKDYGRWRHVVARYHEGSINLRYLAPPAAVCAIAAGVVVGALVTPWGFVIPGGYLAAIVAGSVPAGKGLPLKARLQIPVALATMHMSWGWGFLTSPRSLAKKVIASRRPAVLSEA, from the coding sequence ATGAACGCGAATTCCGACAAGCAGCTTCCGCCCGTATCGGTGATCATGCCCGTCCTCAACGAGGAGCGGCACCTGCGCGGAGCCGTCGAGGCGATCCTGGCGCAGGAGTACGGCGGCGAGATGGAGGTCGTGGTCGCGCTCGGCCCGTCCTCGGACCGCACGGACGAGATCGCCGCGGAACTCGTCCGCGAGGATCCCAGGGTCCACACCGTGGCGAACCCCACGGGCCGTACGCCCGCGGCGCTGAACGCCGCGATCGAGGCGTCCCGACACCCCATCGTGGTGCGCGTCGACGGGCACGGCATGCTCTCGCCGAACTACATCGCGACGGCCGTCCGCCTCCTTGAGGAGACCGGCGCGCAGAACGTCGGCGGCATCATGCACGCCGAGGGCGAGAACGACTGGGAGAACGCGGTCGCCGCCGCCATGACCTCGAAGATCGGCGTCGGGAACGCGGCCTTCCATACGGGCGGCGAGGCCCAGCAGGCCGAGACCGTGTTCCTGGGTGTCTTCCGGCGCGAGGCGCTGGAGCAGCAGGGCGGCTACAACGTGGAGTTCATCCGCGCCCAGGACTGGGAGCTGAACTTCCGCATCCGCGAGGCCGGCGGCCTGATCTGGTTCTCGCCCGAGCTGAAGGTCTCGTACCGGCCGAGGCCCAGCGTGAAGGCGCTCGCCAAGCAGTACAAGGACTACGGCCGCTGGCGCCATGTCGTCGCCCGCTACCACGAGGGCTCGATCAACCTGCGCTACCTCGCGCCGCCGGCCGCCGTGTGCGCGATCGCCGCGGGTGTCGTCGTGGGCGCGCTCGTGACGCCGTGGGGCTTCGTGATCCCGGGCGGCTACCTGGCGGCCATCGTGGCCGGTTCGGTGCCGGCCGGCAAGGGGCTGCCGCTGAAGGCGCGCCTGCAGATCCCGGTCGCGCTCGCCACGATGCACATGTCCTGGGGCTGGGGCTTCCTGACCAGCCCGCGCTCCCTCGCGAAGAAGGTCATCGCGTCGCGCCGCCCCGCGGTACTCAGCGAGGCGTGA
- a CDS encoding LCP family protein has product MRQSSVRDSRHSAGGPDGGQGRVPKQGQGDGGRPRGHRRGGARPRRRKHRILRWFSITLAVLVLGTAGAGYLWYEHLNSNIKTDKLNIGEHQAAKPTPNAAGQTPLNILLIGSDARDSKANQKLGGAKETFGGVPLADVQMLVHLSADRTNMSVVSMPRDTLLQLPKCTDPKTGNAYPATVGRRMTNESLGRGGPGCTVATWELLTGIHIDHFMMVDFAGVVSMADAIGGVPVCVDANILSKDSQGHGSGLKLAEGTHPVKGKQALQWLRTRYGFEDGSDIARTKAQHMYMNSMVRQMRENATITNPGKLRTLAEEATKALRVDEGLDTVKKLYDLSNELKKPAPDRITMTTMPFVYVGARVAPKPGDADKLFRLVREDVALDGKDKKKAPPKESDDPAAPDGEIAVQVQNGTRTAQLPAASGRASTVSQILVTKGFTKSSADQSVSLSEEKTVIRFPSVDLEGDAQRVAKSLGVPLSSVKKSTGVSGVTLIVGDDWREGNTYPKSSKDDDTTPDTALALNGSDTKACMKVNKNFTW; this is encoded by the coding sequence ATGAGGCAGAGCAGTGTGCGTGACAGTCGGCACTCGGCCGGGGGGCCGGACGGCGGACAGGGGCGGGTACCGAAGCAGGGGCAGGGTGACGGCGGCAGGCCGCGCGGGCACCGGCGCGGCGGCGCGCGCCCGCGGCGCCGCAAACACCGGATACTGCGCTGGTTCTCGATCACTCTCGCCGTACTGGTACTCGGCACCGCGGGAGCGGGCTATCTCTGGTACGAGCATCTCAACAGCAACATCAAGACGGACAAGCTCAACATCGGCGAGCACCAGGCGGCGAAGCCGACGCCGAACGCGGCGGGCCAGACCCCGCTGAACATCCTGCTGATCGGCTCGGACGCGCGGGACTCCAAGGCCAACCAGAAGCTCGGCGGCGCCAAGGAGACCTTCGGCGGCGTACCGCTCGCGGACGTGCAGATGCTGGTCCACCTCTCCGCGGACCGCACCAACATGTCGGTGGTGAGCATGCCGCGCGACACGCTGCTCCAGCTGCCGAAGTGCACCGACCCGAAGACGGGCAACGCGTACCCGGCCACGGTGGGGCGGCGGATGACGAACGAGTCGCTCGGCCGGGGCGGCCCCGGCTGCACGGTGGCCACCTGGGAACTGCTGACCGGCATCCACATCGACCACTTCATGATGGTCGACTTCGCGGGCGTGGTCTCCATGGCGGACGCGATCGGCGGCGTACCGGTCTGCGTGGACGCCAACATCCTCTCCAAGGACAGCCAGGGCCACGGCTCGGGCCTGAAGCTGGCGGAGGGCACGCACCCGGTCAAGGGCAAGCAGGCCCTGCAGTGGCTGCGTACGCGCTACGGCTTCGAGGACGGCAGCGACATCGCCCGAACCAAGGCGCAGCACATGTACATGAACTCGATGGTGCGCCAGATGCGGGAGAACGCCACCATCACCAACCCCGGCAAGCTGCGCACCCTCGCCGAGGAGGCCACCAAGGCGCTCCGCGTCGACGAGGGCCTCGACACGGTCAAGAAGCTCTACGACCTCAGCAACGAGCTGAAGAAGCCCGCGCCGGATCGCATCACGATGACGACGATGCCGTTCGTGTACGTGGGCGCGCGCGTGGCCCCGAAGCCGGGCGACGCGGACAAGCTGTTCCGGCTTGTGCGCGAGGATGTGGCCCTGGACGGCAAGGACAAGAAGAAGGCGCCGCCCAAGGAGTCGGACGACCCGGCGGCGCCCGACGGCGAGATCGCGGTACAGGTGCAGAACGGCACGCGGACGGCGCAGCTGCCCGCGGCGTCGGGCCGGGCGAGCACGGTGTCTCAGATCCTGGTCACGAAGGGCTTCACGAAGTCGTCCGCCGACCAGTCGGTGTCGCTGAGCGAGGAGAAGACGGTCATCCGCTTCCCGAGCGTCGACCTGGAGGGCGATGCCCAGCGGGTCGCCAAGTCCCTTGGTGTTCCGCTGAGTTCGGTGAAGAAGTCGACCGGCGTCTCAGGGGTGACACTCATCGTGGGCGACGACTGGCGGGAGGGGAACACCTACCCGAAGTCCTCGAAGGACGACGACACCACCCCGGACACCGCGCTCGCGCTCAACGGGTCGGACACGAAGGCCTGCATGAAGGTGAACAAGAACTTCACCTGGTGA
- a CDS encoding LCP family protein, producing the protein MDAQGRGRADNIDPADQWVLNPNTGDYELRLNPSSGQSAVPAPRRSSQRPTGRRGQTGQTRQNGRSREEQDSREVPGQRRRRAPQPEPAGRRRSKSKKKSKGKKALLWTGGVMAFVLVAGAGGAYLYLRHLDGNIDKQDVVGAKNGFSKDEAFNILLIGTDKRTGKGNAGYGDKNSVGHADTNILLHVAKDRSNATALSIPRDLITDIPDCKVREDGVEKTIPGTPDIRFNTSLGQSGRDAGCTMATVKAITGVQPDHFMMADFNAVKTLTTAVGGVDICLAKDVNDPDSHLKLSKGKHTVQGEQALAFVRTRHSFGNQGDLDRIQQQQQFLGSLMRKMSSSDTLTSPTKLSGLAEAATKALTVDSGIGSLSELKDVALELKKVPPKNITFTTLPVIDNPAEKVHATVVVNPAKADPLFAMLQNDVSLTEVAKDKKAAKSKQDALLKGSRADASEVRVDIYNGSETVGAAQATLTWLQNNEGVLKSSQLGNAPKKLPKTTLEYAPDQADQARKLADIMGLPSSAMKPGKSEKNDQGLPAMILTLGADFKEAGTPIAAPAKAPADIQKATADKTVCAK; encoded by the coding sequence GTGGACGCGCAAGGCCGTGGGCGGGCGGACAACATCGACCCCGCAGACCAGTGGGTACTCAACCCGAACACCGGCGATTACGAACTGCGACTGAACCCTTCCTCTGGGCAGTCGGCCGTACCCGCACCTCGCAGGTCTTCCCAACGCCCCACCGGGCGACGGGGACAGACCGGGCAGACCCGGCAGAACGGCAGGTCCCGTGAGGAACAGGACAGCCGCGAAGTGCCCGGCCAGCGCAGGCGGCGGGCCCCGCAGCCGGAGCCGGCCGGCAGGCGCCGGTCCAAGAGCAAGAAGAAGTCCAAGGGCAAGAAGGCACTCCTGTGGACGGGCGGCGTCATGGCCTTCGTCCTGGTCGCCGGCGCGGGCGGGGCGTATCTCTATCTGCGCCACCTCGACGGCAACATCGACAAGCAGGACGTCGTCGGCGCGAAGAACGGCTTCAGCAAGGACGAGGCGTTCAACATCCTGCTGATCGGCACGGACAAGCGCACCGGCAAGGGCAACGCGGGCTACGGCGACAAGAACAGCGTCGGCCACGCGGACACCAACATCCTGCTGCACGTGGCCAAGGACCGTTCGAACGCGACGGCGTTGAGCATCCCGCGCGACCTCATCACCGACATCCCGGACTGCAAGGTGAGGGAGGACGGGGTGGAGAAGACGATCCCCGGAACGCCCGACATCCGCTTCAACACCAGCCTCGGCCAGAGCGGCCGGGACGCGGGCTGCACGATGGCAACGGTCAAGGCCATAACGGGAGTTCAGCCCGACCACTTCATGATGGCCGACTTCAACGCCGTCAAGACGCTGACGACGGCGGTCGGCGGTGTGGACATCTGTCTCGCCAAGGACGTCAACGACCCCGACTCGCATCTGAAACTCTCCAAGGGCAAGCACACCGTGCAGGGCGAACAGGCCCTCGCGTTCGTGCGCACCCGGCACAGCTTCGGCAACCAGGGCGACCTGGACCGCATCCAGCAGCAGCAGCAGTTCCTCGGATCGCTGATGCGCAAGATGAGCTCCAGTGACACCCTCACCAGCCCGACCAAGCTGTCCGGCCTGGCCGAGGCTGCGACCAAGGCGCTGACCGTGGACAGCGGCATCGGAAGCCTCAGCGAGCTCAAGGACGTGGCCCTGGAGCTGAAGAAGGTGCCGCCGAAGAACATCACCTTCACCACGCTGCCCGTGATAGACAACCCCGCCGAGAAGGTCCACGCGACGGTCGTCGTCAACCCGGCCAAGGCGGACCCGCTGTTCGCGATGCTCCAGAACGACGTGTCCCTGACCGAGGTGGCGAAGGACAAGAAGGCCGCCAAGTCGAAGCAGGACGCGCTGCTCAAGGGCTCCCGCGCCGACGCCTCCGAGGTCCGGGTCGACATCTACAACGGCAGCGAGACCGTCGGCGCCGCGCAGGCGACGCTGACGTGGCTGCAGAACAACGAGGGCGTCCTCAAGTCGAGCCAGCTGGGCAACGCGCCGAAGAAGCTGCCGAAGACGACGCTCGAGTACGCGCCGGACCAGGCCGACCAGGCCCGCAAGCTCGCCGACATCATGGGGCTGCCCTCATCCGCCATGAAGCCCGGCAAGAGCGAGAAGAACGACCAGGGTCTGCCCGCGATGATCCTGACCCTCGGAGCCGACTTCAAGGAGGCCGGGACACCCATCGCCGCCCCGGCGAAGGCGCCGGCGGACATCCAGAAGGCGACAGCGGACAAGACTGTGTGCGCCAAGTGA
- a CDS encoding LCP family protein encodes MHGPGAGSSPTGAGTARRHKRWLRYTAIGVGVAVLAAGGAGWAVYEKLQGNITEDTDAAAELARYEKERPTSLVAGAQNILLIGSDSRSGADNRKYGRDSGTQRSDTTILLHISADHKSAIAVSLPRDLMVDVPSCRAHGGTRTGPMFSMFNYAFEQGGSACTIRTVEKLTGIRITHHMVVDFSGFKDMVDAVDGVEVCLKEPMNDRAARLKLPAGKQTLDGEQALGFVRARKSLGNGSDTDRMDRQQQFLGALVNKVQSNQVLLNPTKLYPVLDAGTSSLTTDPGLASLRGLYNLVRGIRDIPTERVQFLTVPRRSYVYNANRDQLVQPAAEQLFTRLRTDAPVVVAKKTPRESTTQSSSDGSGTDSSGTDATGRDNRAYEHDGFDDGKGGADRSAQKPGDPSMSSGSSGSSPGSSPTPAPTFRGNTAAQDACG; translated from the coding sequence ATGCACGGGCCGGGCGCGGGCTCGTCCCCCACGGGAGCGGGCACGGCCCGGCGGCACAAGCGCTGGCTGCGGTACACGGCGATCGGCGTCGGAGTGGCGGTGCTCGCCGCGGGCGGCGCCGGCTGGGCGGTCTACGAGAAGCTCCAGGGGAACATCACCGAGGACACCGACGCGGCCGCCGAGCTCGCCCGCTACGAGAAGGAGCGGCCCACCTCGCTCGTGGCCGGCGCGCAGAACATCCTGCTGATCGGTTCCGACTCACGGTCCGGCGCCGACAACCGCAAGTACGGCCGCGACTCGGGCACCCAGCGCTCGGACACGACGATCCTGCTGCACATATCCGCCGACCACAAAAGCGCCATCGCGGTCTCGCTGCCCCGCGACCTGATGGTCGACGTACCGAGCTGCCGCGCACACGGCGGCACCCGCACCGGCCCCATGTTCTCGATGTTCAACTACGCCTTCGAGCAAGGCGGTTCGGCCTGCACGATCCGTACGGTCGAGAAGCTCACCGGTATCCGCATCACCCACCACATGGTCGTCGACTTCAGCGGGTTCAAGGACATGGTCGACGCCGTCGACGGCGTCGAGGTGTGCCTCAAGGAGCCCATGAACGACCGCGCCGCGCGCCTCAAGCTGCCCGCGGGAAAACAGACCCTCGACGGCGAGCAGGCGCTCGGCTTCGTGCGGGCCCGCAAGAGTCTCGGCAACGGCAGCGACACCGACCGGATGGACCGCCAGCAGCAGTTCCTCGGCGCCCTGGTGAACAAAGTGCAGAGCAACCAGGTGCTGCTCAACCCGACGAAGCTGTACCCCGTGCTCGACGCGGGGACCTCGTCCCTCACTACGGACCCCGGGCTCGCCAGTCTGCGCGGCCTCTACAACCTCGTACGCGGCATCCGGGACATTCCGACCGAACGCGTCCAATTCCTGACGGTGCCGCGGCGCAGCTACGTCTACAACGCCAACCGCGACCAGCTCGTCCAGCCCGCCGCCGAGCAGCTCTTCACGCGACTGCGCACCGACGCCCCCGTCGTGGTCGCCAAGAAGACACCGCGGGAGAGCACAACCCAGAGTTCCTCCGACGGCTCCGGCACGGACAGCTCGGGCACGGACGCCACGGGCAGGGACAACAGGGCGTACGAGCACGACGGATTCGACGACGGCAAGGGCGGCGCCGACCGAAGCGCCCAGAAGCCCGGCGACCCCTCCATGTCGTCCGGATCGTCCGGTTCGTCACCCGGCTCATCGCCCACCCCGGCCCCCACGTTCCGCGGCAACACAGCCGCTCAGGACGCCTGCGGGTAA
- a CDS encoding TIGR03089 family protein — translation MNATDRTPADLLRSALAADPGRPLVTFYDDATGERVELSVATFANWVAKTANLLQGDLAAQPGDRLALLLPAHWQSAVWLLACASVGVVADVGGDPAAADIVVSGPDSLDEARACSGERVALALRPLGGRFPQPPEGFVDYAVEVPGQGDRFAPFVPVDPEEPALVVAGAELTGAEVVEKARADATDLGLTGPGSRLLSGLPYDTWRGLSAGLYAPLATGGSVVLCRHLDGLDEDSLAKRVENERVSATAR, via the coding sequence GTGAACGCCACCGACCGCACCCCCGCCGACCTGCTGCGATCCGCGCTCGCCGCCGATCCAGGACGCCCACTGGTGACTTTCTACGACGACGCCACGGGCGAACGTGTCGAACTGTCCGTGGCCACCTTCGCCAACTGGGTGGCCAAGACCGCCAATCTCCTCCAGGGCGACCTCGCCGCGCAGCCCGGCGACCGCCTCGCGCTGCTGCTGCCCGCGCACTGGCAGAGCGCTGTCTGGCTGCTCGCGTGCGCGTCCGTCGGAGTCGTCGCCGATGTCGGCGGTGACCCGGCCGCCGCCGACATCGTCGTCAGCGGCCCCGACTCCCTGGACGAGGCGCGCGCCTGCTCCGGGGAACGGGTGGCGCTCGCGCTGCGTCCCCTGGGCGGTCGCTTCCCGCAGCCGCCGGAGGGCTTCGTCGACTACGCGGTCGAGGTACCGGGGCAGGGCGACCGCTTCGCCCCGTTCGTACCCGTGGACCCGGAGGAGCCCGCGCTCGTCGTCGCGGGGGCCGAGCTCACCGGCGCCGAGGTCGTCGAGAAAGCGCGGGCCGACGCCACGGACCTCGGCCTGACGGGCCCCGGCTCGCGCCTGCTGTCCGGACTCCCGTACGACACCTGGCGCGGTCTGAGCGCGGGTCTTTACGCGCCACTCGCCACCGGCGGTTCCGTCGTCCTGTGCCGCCACCTCGACGGCCTGGACGAGGATTCCCTGGCCAAGCGGGTCGAGAACGAGCGGGTCTCGGCAACCGCGCGCTGA
- a CDS encoding peptidoglycan recognition protein family protein, giving the protein MRGFLISSIGVASAAALTLPLALSSGVGAATTPSAGRALTAEAVSGSTQSLPLTVLPRDRGLRAPGEQGLTQRDVHPFSLVGVVWKDPALALEGSVQVRTRAMGTARWSGWQDVETHNSDHAPDPGTAEHDSGRLRGATAPLWVGASDGVEVRVRPQAAPAHRTAGSSANSAAQAPLPKGLRLDLVDPGEEPPPAGEPAPGDEPVPGGAPAEAAGSGVLTAESAASSAVNADLAPLGADAIPALTKKETENELIEAGGGEADAKVSPYIGPRPRIVTRKGWGADEKLRERAFGYTSKVKATFVHHSATGNNYKCSQAPSVIRGIYRYHVKSMGWRDIGYNFLVDKCGNIYEGRAGGVAKPVMGAHTLGFNSNSMGVAVLGTFGSSKPPAAAVDALARLTAWKLGLYGVNPSGKTYLTSAGGNLYPKGKSVRLNAISGHRDGFATECPGRRLYDKLGTARSTSASLQGR; this is encoded by the coding sequence ATGCGTGGATTCCTCATTTCCTCGATCGGCGTCGCGTCCGCGGCAGCCCTCACCCTTCCGCTCGCCCTGTCCTCCGGAGTCGGGGCAGCCACGACCCCTTCGGCCGGCAGAGCCCTGACCGCCGAAGCCGTATCCGGCAGCACCCAGTCGCTCCCCCTGACCGTCCTGCCCCGCGACCGCGGCCTGCGCGCCCCAGGTGAACAGGGCCTGACCCAGCGCGATGTGCACCCCTTCTCGCTCGTCGGCGTCGTCTGGAAAGACCCGGCCCTGGCGCTGGAGGGCAGCGTCCAGGTGCGTACGCGCGCCATGGGCACCGCCCGCTGGTCCGGCTGGCAGGACGTCGAGACCCACAACAGCGACCATGCCCCCGACCCCGGCACGGCCGAGCACGACTCGGGCCGGCTGCGCGGAGCCACCGCCCCGCTGTGGGTCGGCGCGTCCGACGGCGTCGAGGTGCGCGTGCGCCCCCAGGCGGCCCCGGCGCACCGGACCGCCGGATCCTCCGCGAACTCCGCCGCTCAGGCCCCTCTGCCCAAGGGCCTGCGCCTCGACCTGGTCGACCCCGGAGAGGAGCCCCCGCCCGCCGGCGAGCCCGCGCCCGGCGATGAGCCCGTGCCCGGCGGCGCCCCCGCCGAAGCCGCCGGCTCCGGCGTGCTGACCGCCGAGTCCGCCGCCTCCTCCGCCGTCAACGCCGACCTGGCCCCCCTAGGCGCCGACGCCATCCCCGCCCTCACCAAGAAGGAGACCGAGAACGAGCTCATCGAGGCCGGCGGCGGTGAGGCCGACGCGAAGGTCAGCCCCTACATCGGCCCGCGCCCGCGCATCGTCACGCGCAAGGGCTGGGGCGCCGACGAGAAGCTGCGCGAGCGCGCCTTCGGCTACACCTCGAAGGTCAAGGCGACCTTCGTGCACCACAGCGCCACGGGCAACAACTACAAGTGCTCGCAAGCCCCTTCAGTCATCCGCGGTATCTACCGCTACCACGTGAAGAGCATGGGCTGGCGCGACATCGGCTACAACTTCCTCGTCGACAAGTGCGGCAACATCTACGAGGGCCGCGCCGGCGGTGTGGCGAAGCCGGTCATGGGCGCCCACACCCTCGGGTTCAACTCGAACAGCATGGGAGTCGCGGTCCTCGGCACCTTCGGCTCCTCGAAGCCGCCGGCCGCCGCGGTGGACGCCCTCGCCCGCCTGACGGCCTGGAAGCTTGGCCTCTACGGGGTGAATCCGAGCGGTAAGACATATCTCACGTCAGCCGGTGGCAATCTGTACCCCAAGGGAAAGAGCGTACGACTGAACGCGATTTCGGGGCACCGGGACGGCTTCGCGACCGAGTGCCCGGGGCGCCGCCTCTACGACAAGCTCGGCACCGCCCGGTCCACATCGGCCAGTCTCCAGGGCCGCTGA
- a CDS encoding nucleotidyltransferase family protein, with translation MTEAILLVGGKGTRLRPLTVNTPKPMVPAAGVPFLTHQLARARAAGVEHIVLATSYLAEVFEPYFGDGSRLGLHLEYVTEEEPLGTGGAIRNVASRLHSGPADPVLIFNGDILTGLDIRALVDEHETTGADVSLHLSRVEDPRAFGLVPTDATGRVQAFLEKPQTPEEIVTDQINAGAYVFRRSVIDTIPTGRPVSVERETFPDLLASGAHLQGMVDSTYWLDLGTPQAFVRGSADLVLGRAPSPAVPGRRGDSLTLPTASVAPGAKLTDGTVVCENATVGEGARISGSAVLAGATVEAGAVVTDSLIGRGAHVGARTVLTGAVIGDGATVGPDNELQSGVRVWCDARIPAAAVRFSSDQ, from the coding sequence GTGACAGAAGCGATCCTCCTGGTCGGCGGCAAGGGCACCCGACTGCGACCGCTCACCGTGAACACACCCAAGCCGATGGTCCCGGCGGCGGGCGTCCCGTTCCTCACCCACCAGCTGGCCCGGGCGAGAGCGGCGGGCGTCGAGCACATCGTGCTCGCCACCTCGTACCTCGCCGAAGTCTTCGAGCCGTACTTCGGCGACGGCTCACGCCTCGGACTGCATCTGGAGTACGTCACCGAGGAGGAGCCCCTCGGCACCGGCGGCGCGATCCGCAACGTCGCGTCGCGGCTCCACTCGGGACCCGCCGATCCGGTCCTGATCTTCAACGGGGACATCCTCACCGGCCTCGACATCCGCGCCCTGGTGGACGAGCACGAGACCACCGGCGCGGACGTCTCCCTGCATCTGTCCCGGGTCGAGGACCCGCGGGCGTTCGGCCTGGTCCCCACGGACGCGACGGGCCGGGTCCAGGCGTTCCTGGAGAAGCCCCAGACGCCCGAGGAGATCGTCACCGACCAGATCAACGCGGGCGCCTACGTGTTCCGCCGCTCGGTCATCGACACGATCCCCACGGGCCGTCCCGTCTCGGTGGAACGCGAGACGTTCCCCGACCTGCTGGCGTCCGGCGCCCACCTGCAGGGCATGGTCGACTCCACGTACTGGCTGGACCTGGGCACCCCCCAGGCCTTCGTGCGCGGCTCCGCCGACCTCGTCCTCGGCCGCGCGCCGTCCCCGGCCGTCCCCGGCCGGCGCGGCGACAGCCTCACGCTGCCCACCGCCTCGGTCGCCCCCGGCGCGAAGCTCACGGACGGCACGGTCGTCTGCGAGAACGCGACGGTCGGCGAGGGCGCCCGCATCTCGGGCAGCGCGGTCCTCGCCGGCGCGACGGTCGAGGCGGGCGCGGTCGTCACCGACTCCCTGATCGGCCGCGGCGCCCACGTGGGCGCCCGCACGGTCCTGACGGGCGCGGTGATCGGCGACGGCGCGACGGTCGGCCCGGACAACGAACTCCAGTCGGGCGTACGGGTGTGGTGCGACGCCCGGATCCCGGCGGCGGCGGTGCGCTTCTCCTCGGACCAGTAG